A stretch of the Bacillus licheniformis DSM 13 = ATCC 14580 genome encodes the following:
- a CDS encoding TetR/AcrR family transcriptional regulator codes for MKKKTQNTVQKIVEAGYRLFAQNGYSATSVDEIMKEAGFSKATFYLYFKSKEMLFLHIMNEQMEDRFQTSMNCFRKKTLRGLLAGIEHLIQTSNKEHSTALFLEFMANSHRYPEIQRKVALLYEQWREFFVEMIEQLQEEGIVQKQLHPKVMASTLIAIFNGYNHQHHADPSINKQEQLQSIIFLLNPKLHL; via the coding sequence ATGAAAAAGAAGACACAGAATACGGTTCAAAAGATCGTAGAAGCCGGATATCGTCTGTTCGCCCAAAATGGATATTCGGCAACCTCTGTAGATGAAATTATGAAAGAAGCCGGTTTTTCTAAAGCTACGTTTTATTTGTATTTTAAGTCAAAGGAGATGCTGTTTCTCCATATTATGAATGAGCAGATGGAAGATCGCTTTCAGACCAGCATGAATTGTTTTCGAAAAAAGACGCTGAGGGGATTGCTCGCGGGGATTGAACACTTGATTCAAACATCAAATAAAGAGCATTCGACAGCTTTATTTTTGGAATTTATGGCAAATAGTCATAGATATCCTGAGATTCAAAGAAAGGTAGCCCTTCTGTATGAGCAGTGGAGGGAGTTTTTTGTCGAAATGATTGAGCAGCTGCAGGAAGAAGGCATTGTTCAGAAACAGCTCCATCCGAAGGTGATGGCGTCTACGCTGATTGCCATCTTTAACGGCTACAACCATCAACACCACGCGGATCCGTCGATTAATAAACAGGAACAGCTTCAGTCCATTATTTTCTTGCTGAATCCGAAGCTGCATCTTTAG
- a CDS encoding MarR family winged helix-turn-helix transcriptional regulator: protein MGSQDMERYEEELSLKAFIVLSRALQSIKKRVEEDIKCLGLNPTEFAVLELIYNKGDQPIQKIGEKVLIASSSITYVIDKLEKKSLIVRRPCPKDRRITYAALTNEGTALMNNLFPKHKAAMKGIFGGLDIKEKEVLIEKLKKLGFHAQSM from the coding sequence ATGGGCAGTCAAGATATGGAGAGATATGAAGAGGAGTTGTCTTTAAAGGCATTTATTGTCTTGTCTCGAGCATTACAATCGATTAAAAAGCGTGTGGAAGAAGACATTAAATGTTTAGGATTAAATCCAACTGAGTTTGCTGTTTTAGAATTAATCTATAATAAAGGCGATCAGCCGATACAAAAAATAGGCGAAAAGGTATTAATCGCAAGCAGCAGTATTACCTATGTTATAGATAAGCTGGAGAAGAAAAGTTTAATAGTAAGAAGGCCTTGTCCTAAAGATCGCCGTATAACATACGCTGCCTTAACGAATGAAGGAACTGCACTGATGAACAATCTTTTTCCTAAACATAAAGCAGCTATGAAAGGCATTTTCGGCGGGCTGGACATTAAAGAAAAAGAAGTTCTAATTGAAAAGTTGAAAAAACTGGGCTTCCATGCCCAAAGCATGTAA
- a CDS encoding nitroreductase family protein yields MTEFLELVKERRSASNFLPGYSISEQELNEIFEIVKLAPSAFNLQHTNYIAVLDKEKKNMLHEAANGQYKILSSSAVIIVLGDKKAFHQAKEIYEGLKLLGVLNKQEYDDMVHDTVSFYQSRGEAFQRDEAIRNGSLSSMLFMMAAKEKGWDTCPMIGFDPQKVKEVLNINEQYEVVMMITLGKEKLESRKPRGFRKPVNEFVTYIS; encoded by the coding sequence ATGACCGAATTTCTAGAGTTAGTAAAAGAAAGACGATCAGCAAGTAATTTTCTTCCTGGATATTCAATTTCTGAACAGGAGCTTAATGAAATATTTGAAATTGTAAAATTGGCTCCCTCTGCTTTTAATTTGCAGCATACAAACTATATTGCGGTGTTGGATAAAGAAAAGAAGAACATGTTGCATGAAGCAGCTAATGGCCAATACAAGATCCTAAGCTCGTCGGCAGTCATCATCGTTTTGGGTGACAAAAAGGCCTTTCATCAAGCAAAAGAAATCTACGAAGGTTTAAAACTGCTCGGAGTACTTAATAAACAAGAATATGATGATATGGTTCACGATACGGTTTCTTTCTATCAATCCAGAGGAGAAGCATTTCAAAGGGATGAAGCCATCAGGAATGGCTCATTATCTTCTATGCTCTTTATGATGGCTGCTAAAGAAAAAGGTTGGGATACTTGTCCCATGATTGGCTTTGATCCTCAAAAGGTAAAAGAGGTATTGAATATAAATGAGCAATATGAGGTCGTCATGATGATCACCCTTGGGAAGGAAAAATTAGAAAGCAGAAAACCGCGGGGATTTAGAAAACCTGTAAATGAATTTGTAACCTATATCTCTTAA
- a CDS encoding ring-cleaving dioxygenase translates to MKKKTSGIHHITAIVGHPQENVDFYAGVLGLRLVKKTVNFDDPGTYHLYFGNEGGKPGTIITFFPWVGARRGVIGDGQVGVTSYVVPKGAMAFWENRLAKFNLPYTKMNRFGEEYLEFDDPHGLHLEIVEREEGEKNSWKIGEITPDKAIKGFGGATLLSKQPEKTAELLEKVMGLEKVGEEGDFVRFRSSGDIGNIIDLKLTTIGSGQMGIGTVHHIAWRAIDDNDQLEWQKYVAENGYRVTPVQDRNYFNAIYFREHGEILFEIATDPPGFAHDESHQTMGEQLMLPAQYEHYREQLERRLIPITVKALD, encoded by the coding sequence ATGAAAAAGAAAACAAGCGGAATCCATCACATTACCGCGATTGTCGGCCATCCGCAAGAGAATGTCGATTTTTACGCTGGCGTTCTAGGTTTACGTTTAGTGAAAAAAACTGTTAATTTTGATGATCCGGGAACATACCACCTGTATTTCGGTAATGAAGGCGGAAAACCGGGAACGATTATTACATTCTTTCCATGGGTGGGTGCTCGCCGAGGAGTCATTGGAGATGGCCAGGTGGGAGTTACTTCATACGTCGTTCCTAAAGGCGCAATGGCATTTTGGGAAAACAGATTGGCAAAATTTAATTTGCCTTATACAAAAATGAACCGTTTTGGAGAGGAGTACTTAGAGTTCGATGATCCTCATGGACTTCATCTGGAAATTGTCGAAAGAGAAGAAGGGGAAAAGAACAGCTGGAAGATAGGAGAAATTACACCGGACAAAGCAATCAAAGGATTTGGCGGAGCAACACTTTTATCCAAACAACCGGAAAAAACGGCTGAATTATTAGAAAAGGTTATGGGACTTGAAAAAGTTGGTGAAGAAGGAGATTTTGTACGTTTTCGTTCTTCTGGTGATATCGGGAATATAATTGATTTGAAATTAACAACTATAGGCAGCGGACAAATGGGGATTGGTACAGTTCACCATATTGCCTGGAGAGCTATTGATGACAATGATCAATTAGAATGGCAAAAATATGTTGCAGAAAATGGTTATCGTGTTACACCCGTGCAAGACAGAAATTATTTTAACGCGATTTATTTTAGAGAACACGGGGAGATTTTATTTGAAATTGCAACAGATCCTCCAGGGTTCGCCCATGATGAATCACATCAAACAATGGGAGAACAGTTAATGTTGCCGGCTCAGTATGAACACTACAGAGAGCAGTTAGAAAGAAGATTAATTCCTATAACAGTGAAGGCGCTGGATTAA